A single Ketogulonicigenium vulgare WSH-001 DNA region contains:
- a CDS encoding Y-family DNA polymerase, whose product MFGGTGRRIVSIWFPRFPSDRALRARAVEGPFALSLRHGNADGLYCLNPAAEALGLHLGLSLSEARAFAPSLIVRPADLAADRAQLAALRRWALRYCPWVGVAGRDALVLDITGAAHLIGDEAMMRGDIMRRLTRAGFTVRIGIADTHGAARALAHAAPGIAAAGQSRAALADLPIAALLIPPQMDTSLQRLGLRKIGDLLAAPRAPLARRFGQELLDILDRALGDLPDPIMPEAEPPRYGVRMTLPEPIGLLSDVTAGLDRLLIRLCETLRARGMGARSLRLTLRRVDGAAQHVPIRLAAPMREAPRILPLFARALEQVDAGFGIDQLRLEADVVTPMAPLQLGTSAASTDRVEALMTRIGTRIGLENLRRFQPIDSHIPENSFALAPASDAQRQGVWPGRPARPLILFTPEPVAANSATPPAAFHWRRMGFTTARATGPERIAPEWWSTAPKAGALRDYWRIDTREGRRLWLFYTPQNPGWFVQGEFL is encoded by the coding sequence ATGTTCGGTGGAACCGGCAGACGCATTGTGTCGATATGGTTTCCCCGCTTCCCTTCGGATCGGGCGCTGCGGGCGCGCGCGGTTGAGGGGCCTTTCGCCCTCAGCCTGCGCCATGGCAATGCCGATGGTCTTTACTGTCTGAACCCCGCCGCCGAGGCGCTGGGCCTGCATCTTGGCCTGTCGCTGTCAGAGGCGCGGGCCTTTGCCCCCAGCCTTATCGTGCGGCCCGCGGATCTGGCGGCTGATCGCGCGCAATTGGCGGCGCTGCGGCGCTGGGCCCTGCGCTATTGCCCGTGGGTGGGTGTTGCGGGGCGCGATGCGTTGGTGCTGGATATTACAGGTGCGGCGCATCTGATCGGGGACGAGGCGATGATGCGCGGTGACATCATGCGCCGCCTGACCCGCGCGGGGTTCACGGTGCGGATCGGGATTGCCGATACGCACGGCGCTGCGCGGGCGCTGGCGCATGCGGCCCCCGGGATCGCGGCGGCGGGGCAGAGCCGCGCCGCGCTGGCGGATCTGCCGATTGCCGCGCTGCTGATCCCGCCCCAGATGGATACCAGCCTGCAGCGGCTGGGGCTGCGCAAGATCGGTGATCTGCTGGCTGCACCGCGCGCGCCGCTGGCGCGCAGGTTCGGGCAAGAGTTGCTGGATATTCTGGATCGCGCTTTGGGCGATTTGCCCGATCCGATCATGCCCGAGGCCGAGCCGCCGCGCTATGGTGTGCGGATGACCCTGCCCGAACCCATTGGCCTGCTGTCCGATGTGACGGCGGGTCTTGACCGTCTGCTGATCCGGCTGTGCGAGACTCTGCGCGCCCGTGGCATGGGGGCGCGCAGCCTGCGCCTGACCCTGCGCCGTGTCGATGGCGCGGCCCAGCATGTGCCGATCCGTCTGGCCGCGCCGATGCGCGAGGCGCCCCGCATCCTGCCGCTGTTCGCCCGCGCGCTGGAACAGGTGGATGCGGGGTTTGGCATCGACCAGCTGAGGCTCGAGGCGGATGTCGTCACCCCGATGGCCCCGCTGCAACTGGGCACAAGCGCCGCCAGCACCGACCGGGTCGAGGCGCTGATGACCCGCATCGGCACGCGCATCGGGCTGGAAAACCTGCGCCGGTTCCAGCCCATCGACAGCCATATCCCCGAAAACAGTTTTGCGCTGGCCCCTGCCAGCGATGCGCAGCGCCAAGGCGTCTGGCCCGGACGGCCCGCCCGTCCGCTGATCCTGTTCACGCCCGAACCCGTAGCGGCAAACAGTGCCACACCGCCCGCTGCATTTCACTGGCGGCGCATGGGATTTACCACCGCCCGCGCCACCGGTCCCGAGCGCATTGCCCCCGAATGGTGGAGCACCGCGCCCAAGGCAGGCGCTTTGCGCGATTACTGGCGCATCGACACGCGCGAGGGGCGGCGGCTGTGGCTGTTCTATACGCCGCAAAACCCCGGCTGGTTCGTGCAGGGGGAATTCCTGTGA
- a CDS encoding ImuA family protein → MTLTAFPLRPGRVHEVAGPAAAAFALCCAAGAGDAGLIWVRPAWAGAALFPHGLADLIDPSRILIAQTASEVDTLTVAEESLRDGVLPLVIIEVTKPLSLRAGRRLQLAAGAGQATGLCLIPDGMGSNAAETRWHAAPVFGDQGDSTLMKWELNKNKSGTVGAWHVRWNRQTHCVDMVSPLPFGSGAAGARG, encoded by the coding sequence ATGACCCTGACTGCTTTTCCTTTGCGGCCCGGCCGCGTGCATGAAGTCGCCGGCCCCGCCGCTGCGGCCTTTGCTTTGTGCTGTGCGGCGGGTGCGGGCGATGCCGGTCTCATCTGGGTGCGTCCCGCTTGGGCAGGGGCGGCGCTGTTCCCTCATGGGCTGGCGGATCTGATCGACCCCAGCCGCATCCTGATCGCGCAGACCGCCTCTGAGGTCGATACCCTGACCGTGGCCGAAGAATCCCTGCGCGATGGTGTGCTGCCCCTTGTCATTATCGAAGTGACCAAGCCGCTGAGTTTGCGCGCCGGACGCCGTTTGCAATTGGCGGCGGGGGCGGGGCAGGCGACGGGGCTGTGCCTGATCCCCGATGGCATGGGATCAAACGCCGCCGAGACGCGCTGGCACGCTGCGCCGGTTTTTGGCGATCAGGGGGACTCGACTCTGATGAAATGGGAACTTAATAAGAACAAATCAGGAACTGTTGGGGCGTGGCATGTTCGGTGGAACCGGCAGACGCATTGTGTCGATATGGTTTCCCCGCTTCCCTTCGGATCGGGCGCTGCGGGCGCGCGCGGTTGA
- a CDS encoding sugar phosphate isomerase/epimerase family protein: MTFIRYAAILAATTAITAPAFAQERAVSDLPIAAQMYTLRDFGTLDEQLAAVAAAGVTAVETVGTQNVTAEELKALLDKHGIEAISTHAQLAALRDDVDAVIAFNKAIGNDVITVPFLPEDQRPTTAEGWAELGTELGEIAATLAAQDMRMAYHNHAFELVDYDGKTGLEIMFDAAGEGLEAELDVAWVARTEYEPAEFISRFDGRLFAIHAKDNYPTGEGEAERGFAILGTGVVDFDAILPAAEAAGAEWYIIEHDMPVDASVVVAEGAAFLAGNLPEGATR, encoded by the coding sequence ATGACCTTTATCCGTTACGCCGCCATTTTGGCCGCAACCACCGCCATCACGGCCCCCGCCTTTGCACAAGAGCGTGCCGTGTCCGACCTGCCGATCGCTGCGCAAATGTACACGCTGCGCGACTTTGGCACGCTGGACGAACAGCTTGCTGCCGTTGCCGCCGCGGGCGTCACCGCTGTTGAAACCGTCGGCACCCAGAATGTCACCGCCGAAGAGCTAAAGGCGCTGCTGGATAAGCATGGCATCGAGGCGATCTCGACCCACGCCCAACTGGCCGCCCTGCGCGACGACGTTGATGCCGTGATCGCGTTCAACAAAGCCATCGGCAACGATGTCATCACCGTACCTTTCCTGCCCGAAGACCAGCGCCCGACCACCGCTGAGGGCTGGGCGGAACTGGGCACCGAACTGGGCGAGATTGCCGCGACGCTGGCTGCACAGGACATGCGTATGGCCTATCACAACCACGCTTTCGAGCTGGTGGATTATGATGGCAAGACCGGTCTTGAAATCATGTTCGACGCCGCTGGCGAGGGCCTCGAGGCCGAGCTGGACGTCGCTTGGGTTGCCCGCACCGAATACGAGCCGGCCGAATTCATCAGCCGCTTTGACGGTCGCCTGTTCGCGATCCATGCCAAAGACAACTACCCGACCGGCGAAGGCGAGGCCGAGCGCGGCTTTGCGATCCTCGGCACCGGCGTTGTCGATTTCGACGCCATCCTGCCCGCCGCCGAAGCCGCTGGCGCAGAGTGGTATATCATCGAGCATGACATGCCGGTTGATGCCTCGGTCGTCGTCGCAGAAGGCGCGGCTTTCCTGGCTGGCAACCTGCCCGAAGGCGCGACGCGCTAA
- a CDS encoding PIG-L family deacetylase, with amino-acid sequence MSIKMTRRLFMATVPAALASTAIPAFAVPLTDLQLIARQQGEPSIIQLARALERLTSTVTFMTTGAHPDDEPSGMLAALRFNYGIHPVMYCMTRGEGGQNSIGPERGIALGVLRTREMQAASRALDAALAFGGMGTTDPVHDFGFTKDPDDTIERWGEDRVLERMVWAFRAYRPDAIFNCFLDTPGQHGQHRAATVATKKAVELSGRDDVYTHHFTELGLTPWEVPKMYDPAWGGGGGVYDDETPPPPQTLLLTAPERDKISGATWPQMGEWSRSCHLTQGMGRWRPEPQTEWPLHLARVIGGGAGGAENDIRDGLLATVGALATMDGMPEDCAAALREAQDLIDAAHGDYGDPESVLEKAVALANALDAATAALPETLAPQVAHRLTRKQREVAEVIRIAAGVQIRSFVDGNDVPAGQSVEIRTLVDAPASVTVDLVEVLTAGDLPTSEGTDGKVKVDVPTSAALTNPMEPQYDPLGGNGDAWMRVTFSVGGRAVTVVVDLEDALRIVPENSLTLRPEALVFNMENGAEPAEIEAVVTNATIGDLVIPVPETWVLSGDADPAGTAATFRLAPPSDLSVARLVLNPTLKGKTAYKVETFQYPHTGKAVVPSEVAFQVQVVDAKIPEARVAYIGSNNDNVATWIRRLGVDLTELTPEDMASGAYRDFDTIVVGVFALGRRRDFTSRIAEVHEWIAAGGHLVTLYHRPSDGWNPDTVPAARLVIGSPSIRYRVTDPNAAVTVLAPDHPLLNQPNVISADDWAGWDKERGLYFASEWDAAYVSLLAMNDRGEEPLEGSLLSAEVGAGRHTHTALVLHHQLDKLTPGAFRILANLLQKA; translated from the coding sequence ATGTCGATCAAAATGACGCGGCGCCTGTTCATGGCAACGGTGCCGGCAGCCCTTGCCAGCACGGCGATTCCCGCCTTTGCAGTGCCGCTGACTGACCTACAATTGATTGCCCGCCAACAGGGCGAACCCTCGATCATCCAGCTTGCCCGCGCGCTGGAGCGTCTGACCTCGACCGTGACGTTCATGACCACGGGCGCGCATCCTGATGACGAGCCATCGGGTATGCTTGCGGCGCTGCGGTTCAACTATGGCATCCATCCTGTGATGTATTGCATGACGCGCGGCGAAGGCGGCCAGAACTCGATCGGGCCCGAGCGCGGCATTGCGCTGGGCGTTTTGCGCACACGCGAAATGCAGGCGGCATCGCGCGCGCTCGATGCGGCGCTGGCCTTTGGCGGCATGGGCACCACCGATCCCGTGCATGACTTTGGCTTTACCAAAGACCCCGACGACACGATTGAACGCTGGGGCGAGGATCGCGTGCTGGAACGCATGGTCTGGGCCTTTCGCGCCTATCGTCCCGATGCGATTTTCAACTGCTTCCTTGATACGCCCGGCCAGCACGGCCAGCACCGCGCCGCGACCGTCGCGACGAAAAAGGCGGTCGAGCTGTCGGGCCGCGATGATGTTTACACCCACCACTTTACCGAGCTGGGCCTGACCCCTTGGGAAGTGCCGAAAATGTATGACCCGGCCTGGGGCGGCGGCGGCGGTGTTTATGATGACGAAACCCCGCCCCCGCCGCAGACCCTGCTGCTGACTGCGCCGGAACGGGACAAGATCTCGGGTGCGACATGGCCGCAGATGGGCGAATGGTCGCGGTCCTGCCACCTGACCCAAGGCATGGGTCGCTGGCGCCCCGAGCCGCAAACCGAATGGCCGCTGCATCTGGCGCGCGTCATCGGCGGCGGCGCGGGCGGCGCGGAAAACGACATCCGCGATGGGTTGCTGGCCACTGTTGGCGCGCTGGCCACGATGGACGGCATGCCCGAGGATTGCGCCGCCGCCCTGCGCGAGGCCCAAGACCTGATCGACGCCGCGCATGGCGATTATGGCGATCCTGAATCTGTGCTGGAAAAGGCCGTCGCCTTGGCCAATGCGCTGGATGCTGCAACCGCTGCCCTGCCCGAGACGCTGGCACCGCAAGTTGCCCACCGCCTGACCCGCAAACAGCGTGAAGTGGCCGAGGTGATCCGCATCGCCGCTGGCGTGCAGATCCGCTCGTTTGTGGACGGCAATGATGTACCTGCCGGTCAATCGGTCGAGATCCGCACCCTCGTCGATGCCCCCGCATCCGTCACCGTTGATCTGGTCGAGGTGCTGACCGCCGGCGATCTGCCCACGTCCGAAGGCACCGACGGCAAGGTCAAAGTCGATGTGCCAACCTCGGCCGCGCTGACAAACCCGATGGAGCCGCAATATGACCCGCTGGGCGGCAATGGCGATGCCTGGATGCGCGTGACCTTTAGCGTCGGCGGCCGCGCGGTAACGGTCGTCGTCGATCTCGAGGATGCCCTGCGCATCGTGCCGGAAAATTCCCTGACCCTGCGCCCCGAGGCGCTGGTGTTCAACATGGAAAACGGCGCAGAACCCGCCGAGATCGAGGCCGTCGTCACCAATGCAACGATCGGCGATCTGGTCATTCCGGTGCCGGAAACTTGGGTGCTGTCCGGGGATGCGGACCCCGCTGGCACTGCCGCAACCTTCCGCCTTGCGCCGCCATCGGATCTGAGTGTGGCGCGTCTGGTGCTGAACCCGACATTGAAAGGCAAGACCGCCTATAAGGTCGAAACCTTCCAATATCCCCATACCGGCAAGGCTGTCGTGCCCAGCGAGGTCGCGTTCCAAGTGCAGGTTGTCGATGCCAAGATCCCCGAGGCGCGCGTCGCCTATATCGGATCGAACAACGACAATGTCGCCACATGGATCCGCCGCCTTGGGGTCGATCTGACCGAGCTGACCCCCGAAGATATGGCATCGGGCGCCTATCGCGATTTCGACACGATCGTGGTCGGGGTCTTTGCGCTGGGGCGCAGGCGCGATTTCACCTCGCGCATTGCCGAGGTGCATGAATGGATCGCGGCGGGCGGCCACCTTGTGACACTGTATCACCGCCCCTCGGATGGCTGGAACCCCGACACGGTGCCTGCCGCGCGTCTGGTGATCGGCTCGCCCTCGATCCGGTATCGCGTGACCGATCCGAATGCCGCCGTCACCGTGCTGGCCCCCGACCACCCCTTGCTGAACCAGCCGAACGTGATCTCGGCCGATGACTGGGCGGGCTGGGACAAGGAACGGGGGCTTTATTTCGCCTCGGAATGGGATGCGGCCTATGTGTCGCTGCTGGCGATGAACGACCGCGGCGAGGAGCCGCTGGAAGGATCGCTGCTGAGTGCCGAGGTCGGTGCGGGCCGTCACACCCATACCGCGCTGGTGCTGCATCACCAGTTGGACAAGCTGACCCCCGGCGCGTTCCGCATTCTGGCGAACCTGCTGCAAAAGGCGTGA
- a CDS encoding glycoside hydrolase family 3 protein, protein MTDQTLRAMLSGAPFNLDQVAIDWVAATHASLSDAEKIGQLFVISSMGFDPTEADRLRDFAPAGITRFFFGDKATEAGFIDQLRCEAKVPLLFSADLEGSRMSLPFGAEAPNPLALAAIDDVDATHEVSTIMAREAAALGMNWSFTPVIDINHAFRSSIVATRSFGADVARVQRHALAAIDAFQAQGIAATVKHWPGEGFDDRDQHLVTTINPLSLAEWEASFGTLYRAAVDAGVKSVMSAHIALPAFVREMMADAGVEAFRPASVSRYLNIDLLRGRLGFNGVIVSDATMMAGFGAWGPRAQMIPEVIENGCDIILFSDDPVEDAGFVAAALADGRLSRARLDEALFRSLGLKASLGLHKGVPAQQLDLIGTAADRIRAAEITRRAPTLVKDVQGLLPLSVEKHRRIYVYTTGVVSPMHTAGGPLALVDMLRAEGFEVTVHDRDNAQMNPWKGYDLVLYLMAEETLLSRERIFMNWAGLAGQFLRAMERPWHDVPTALISFGYPYYLYDAPRMPCVINAYATMDTMQQAVLDGLMGRAPFTGTSPVDPFCGLPDAPF, encoded by the coding sequence ATGACGGATCAGACTCTGCGCGCCATGCTTTCTGGCGCGCCGTTCAACCTGGATCAGGTGGCGATTGATTGGGTCGCCGCCACCCATGCCAGCCTGTCGGATGCGGAAAAGATCGGGCAGTTGTTCGTCATCTCCTCGATGGGGTTCGACCCGACCGAGGCGGATCGCCTGCGCGATTTCGCCCCCGCTGGCATCACGCGGTTCTTTTTTGGCGACAAAGCGACAGAGGCCGGTTTCATCGACCAGCTGCGCTGCGAGGCGAAAGTCCCGTTGCTCTTCAGTGCCGATCTGGAAGGCAGCCGGATGAGCCTGCCGTTCGGGGCCGAGGCGCCGAACCCGCTGGCTTTGGCCGCTATCGATGATGTCGATGCAACGCATGAGGTCTCGACCATCATGGCGCGCGAGGCGGCGGCTTTGGGGATGAACTGGTCGTTCACGCCGGTCATCGACATCAACCACGCCTTCCGCTCGTCCATCGTGGCGACGCGCAGCTTTGGCGCGGATGTGGCGCGGGTCCAGCGTCATGCCTTGGCCGCGATTGATGCGTTCCAGGCGCAGGGCATCGCCGCGACGGTGAAACACTGGCCGGGCGAGGGGTTTGACGACCGCGACCAGCATCTGGTCACCACGATCAACCCGCTGTCGCTAGCAGAGTGGGAGGCGAGCTTTGGCACGCTTTACCGCGCGGCGGTCGATGCGGGCGTGAAATCGGTAATGTCGGCGCATATCGCGCTGCCCGCCTTTGTGCGCGAGATGATGGCGGATGCGGGGGTCGAGGCCTTCCGCCCCGCTTCGGTCAGCCGTTACCTGAACATCGACCTGCTTCGCGGACGTTTGGGCTTTAACGGTGTCATCGTGTCCGATGCGACGATGATGGCAGGCTTTGGCGCTTGGGGCCCGCGCGCGCAGATGATCCCCGAGGTGATTGAAAACGGCTGCGATATCATCCTGTTCTCGGACGATCCGGTCGAGGATGCGGGCTTTGTCGCTGCGGCTTTGGCGGATGGTCGCCTCAGCCGCGCGCGTCTGGACGAGGCTTTGTTCCGCTCGCTGGGGCTGAAGGCTTCGCTCGGGCTGCACAAGGGCGTCCCCGCGCAGCAGTTGGATCTGATCGGCACCGCCGCCGACCGCATCCGCGCGGCCGAAATCACCCGCCGCGCACCGACGCTGGTCAAGGATGTGCAGGGGCTGCTGCCGCTGTCTGTCGAAAAGCACCGCCGAATCTATGTCTATACGACGGGTGTTGTCTCGCCGATGCATACTGCTGGCGGGCCGCTGGCGCTGGTCGATATGCTGCGCGCCGAGGGGTTCGAGGTCACCGTCCATGACCGTGACAATGCGCAGATGAACCCGTGGAAGGGCTATGACCTTGTGCTTTACCTGATGGCCGAGGAAACCCTGCTGTCGCGTGAGCGCATCTTCATGAACTGGGCGGGCCTTGCGGGCCAGTTCCTGCGCGCGATGGAGCGTCCATGGCATGATGTGCCGACCGCTTTGATTTCGTTCGGCTATCCCTATTACCTTTATGATGCGCCGCGTATGCCCTGTGTCATCAACGCCTATGCCACCATGGATACGATGCAGCAGGCGGTGCTGGATGGGTTGATGGGCCGCGCGCCCTTTACAGGCACATCGCCCGTTGATCCGTTCTGCGGTCTGCCTGACGCGCCATTCTGA
- a CDS encoding error-prone DNA polymerase — MTPAYAELCITTNFTFLRGAAHPEEFVLRATELALPAIAVTDWNSLAGVARAWTALRNLREDKDMAHLHAQLPKLLIGTRLILQDSAIEWLVLPVDIAAYHRLSQLLTRGKLRAKKGECLLSQEDLLDAQDMILIALPPADLGTAYAQISAMQRRFPGFVYTGAAPRYDGTDQAWFDLCADLALRASAPMVAVGDVLMHRASRRPVADVLTCLREGITIDNIGTRALPNAERRLKGVGDMARLFRNHPAALRRTVQIADRISFDLGDLRYDYPDEANDGELPQARLERLARAGLIRRSKGAAPDRYQGLLDKELSVVAELGYAPYFLTVHDIVAYARSQDILCQGRGSAANSIICWALGITDVEPSMIGMVFERFISRHRREPPDIDVDFEHERREEVIQWIYDRYTRDRAGLCATVIHFRTRAAIREVGKVMGLRADVTAALAGQIWGTSNAGTDGALMREVGLNPDDRRLSQTIALIREIIGFPRHLSQHVGGFVITRGRLDALCPISNAAMDDRTCIEWDKDDIDALGILKVDVLSLGMLTCIRKAFEMLKKQGAGSYTLDSVPQEDAATYQMLQRADAIGVFQVESRAQMNFLPRMKPEQFYDLVIEVAIVRPGPIQGGMVKPYIRRRQKLEEPEPFGPALEAITRKTLGVPLFQEQALQIAQVGAGYSAEDADKLRRSLASFRRMGTIGQHREIFVQGMIGNGYAREVAERCFGQIEGFADYGFPESHAAAFAMLTYVSSWLKCHHPAIFACALLNSQPMGFYAPAQIVRDAREHNVEVRPICVNHSEWENTLEKRTDGALALRLGFRQIKGFREEDADWIARARGNGYADVESLWLRAGIRPAVLERLAEADAFASLGMTRRDALWDVRAIRAPAPLPLFADPLDGEGLREPAVHLPNMHLGEEVVEDYIATRLSLRAHPMELLRPKLPGLTPHATLLQVPLRRITVCGLVITRQRPGTASGVVFLTLEDETGVSNIVVWKALYERFRREVMGGRLLRVTGRLEREGIVTHVIAERIEDLSHHLASLGHPLSEAVGKTIAPADDAPKKRNVPTARHPREQAKRLFPSRDFH; from the coding sequence GTGACCCCCGCCTATGCCGAGCTGTGCATCACCACGAATTTCACCTTTTTGCGCGGCGCCGCGCATCCCGAGGAGTTTGTCTTGCGCGCGACCGAGCTGGCGCTGCCCGCCATTGCAGTGACGGATTGGAATTCGCTGGCCGGTGTCGCGCGCGCATGGACGGCGCTGCGGAACTTGCGCGAAGACAAGGATATGGCGCATCTGCATGCCCAATTGCCAAAGCTGCTGATCGGCACGCGGCTGATCTTGCAAGACAGTGCCATTGAATGGCTGGTGCTGCCGGTGGATATCGCGGCTTATCACCGGCTGTCGCAGCTTTTGACCCGTGGCAAGCTGCGCGCGAAAAAGGGCGAATGCCTGCTGTCGCAAGAAGACCTGTTGGACGCGCAGGATATGATCCTGATCGCGCTGCCACCTGCGGATCTCGGCACGGCCTATGCGCAGATCAGTGCGATGCAGCGCCGCTTTCCGGGCTTTGTCTATACGGGTGCCGCGCCGCGCTATGACGGGACGGATCAGGCGTGGTTCGACCTCTGCGCGGATCTGGCGCTGCGGGCCTCGGCCCCGATGGTGGCGGTGGGGGATGTGCTGATGCACCGCGCCAGCCGCCGCCCCGTCGCCGATGTGCTGACCTGCCTGCGCGAGGGGATCACCATCGATAATATCGGCACCCGCGCCCTGCCCAATGCCGAACGCCGCCTGAAGGGGGTGGGCGATATGGCCCGCCTGTTTCGCAACCACCCTGCCGCGCTGCGTCGCACGGTGCAGATTGCGGATCGCATCAGTTTTGACCTTGGGGATCTGCGGTATGACTACCCCGACGAGGCGAATGATGGCGAGCTGCCCCAGGCGCGGCTGGAACGTCTAGCCCGCGCCGGCCTGATCCGGCGCAGCAAGGGGGCTGCCCCCGACCGTTATCAGGGGCTGCTGGACAAGGAGCTGTCAGTCGTAGCAGAGCTGGGCTATGCGCCCTATTTCCTGACCGTGCATGACATTGTCGCCTATGCCCGCAGCCAAGATATCCTGTGCCAAGGGCGCGGCTCGGCGGCGAATTCGATCATCTGCTGGGCGCTGGGCATTACCGATGTCGAGCCCAGCATGATCGGCATGGTGTTCGAGCGCTTTATCTCGCGCCACCGCCGCGAGCCGCCCGATATCGACGTCGATTTCGAACATGAACGGCGCGAAGAGGTGATCCAGTGGATTTACGATCGCTATACCCGCGACCGCGCCGGGCTTTGCGCCACCGTCATCCATTTTCGCACCCGCGCCGCCATCCGCGAGGTGGGCAAGGTCATGGGCCTGCGCGCCGATGTGACGGCGGCTTTGGCGGGGCAGATCTGGGGCACGTCGAATGCGGGCACCGACGGGGCGCTGATGCGCGAGGTGGGGCTGAACCCCGATGACCGCCGCCTGTCGCAGACCATCGCCCTGATCCGCGAGATTATCGGCTTTCCGCGCCACCTCAGCCAGCATGTCGGCGGTTTTGTCATCACACGCGGACGGCTGGATGCGCTGTGCCCGATCAGCAATGCCGCGATGGATGACCGCACCTGCATCGAATGGGACAAGGATGATATCGACGCTTTGGGCATTCTAAAGGTCGATGTGCTGTCGCTGGGGATGCTGACCTGCATCCGTAAGGCGTTCGAGATGCTGAAAAAACAGGGCGCAGGCAGCTATACGCTGGACAGCGTCCCCCAAGAGGATGCCGCCACTTATCAGATGCTGCAACGCGCCGATGCGATTGGCGTCTTTCAGGTCGAAAGCCGCGCGCAGATGAATTTCCTGCCGCGCATGAAACCCGAGCAGTTCTATGATCTGGTGATCGAGGTCGCCATCGTCCGCCCCGGCCCCATTCAGGGCGGCATGGTGAAACCCTATATCCGTCGCCGCCAAAAGCTAGAGGAGCCCGAACCCTTCGGCCCCGCGCTCGAGGCGATTACCCGCAAGACGCTGGGCGTGCCGCTGTTTCAGGAACAGGCGCTGCAGATCGCGCAGGTCGGGGCGGGCTATAGTGCCGAGGATGCCGACAAGCTGCGCCGCTCGCTGGCCTCGTTCCGGCGCATGGGCACCATCGGCCAGCACCGCGAGATTTTCGTCCAAGGCATGATCGGCAACGGCTATGCCCGCGAGGTGGCCGAGCGGTGTTTTGGCCAGATCGAGGGTTTTGCCGATTACGGTTTCCCCGAAAGCCATGCTGCCGCTTTTGCGATGCTGACCTATGTGTCCTCGTGGCTGAAATGCCATCATCCGGCGATTTTCGCCTGTGCGCTGCTGAACAGCCAGCCGATGGGGTTTTATGCCCCCGCCCAGATCGTCCGCGACGCACGTGAACATAATGTCGAGGTGCGCCCCATCTGCGTGAACCATTCGGAATGGGAAAACACGCTGGAAAAACGCACCGATGGCGCCTTGGCGCTGCGGCTGGGGTTTCGGCAGATCAAGGGCTTTCGCGAGGAAGATGCCGATTGGATCGCGCGGGCGCGGGGCAATGGCTATGCCGATGTCGAAAGCCTGTGGCTGCGCGCCGGTATCCGCCCCGCCGTGCTGGAACGTCTGGCCGAGGCGGATGCCTTTGCCAGCCTGGGGATGACGCGCCGCGATGCCCTGTGGGATGTGCGCGCCATTCGCGCCCCCGCGCCGCTGCCGCTGTTTGCCGACCCGCTGGACGGCGAGGGGCTGCGCGAGCCTGCCGTCCATCTGCCGAACATGCATCTGGGCGAGGAGGTGGTCGAGGATTACATCGCCACCCGCCTTAGCCTGCGCGCCCATCCGATGGAGCTGCTGCGCCCGAAACTGCCGGGCCTCACGCCCCATGCCACCTTGCTGCAGGTGCCGCTGCGGCGGATCACCGTCTGCGGTCTGGTCATCACCCGCCAGCGCCCGGGAACCGCATCGGGTGTCGTGTTCCTGACGCTCGAGGATGAGACGGGCGTGTCGAATATCGTGGTGTGGAAAGCCCTTTATGAGCGGTTCCGGCGCGAGGTCATGGGTGGGCGGCTGCTGCGTGTGACCGGCAGGCTCGAGCGCGAGGGCATCGTCACCCATGTCATTGCCGAGCGGATCGAGGATCTGTCCCATCACCTTGCCAGCCTCGGCCATCCGCTGAGTGAGGCGGTCGGCAAGACCATCGCACCCGCCGATGACGCGCCGAAAAAGCGCAATGTCCCAACCGCGCGACACCCGCGCGAACAGGCCAAGCGGCTGTTTCCCAGCCGCGACTTTCATTGA
- a CDS encoding gluconate 2-dehydrogenase subunit 3 family protein, which produces MDRRSLLQMIAATTGMALIGSRVSAEPAQYPADMPTFALDDAQIATLDHLAEVIIPRTDTPGAIDAEVGAFMAVFVADCYSGTERTTFRNGIAAIERTATQRFGGAFVRLSDDQRRAIVTDLEVEAKAVGTAANPHFYTMMKQLTLLGFFTSRVGATEVLDYVAVPGMYEDVPLEPGQRAWAT; this is translated from the coding sequence ATGGATCGCCGCTCACTTTTGCAAATGATCGCAGCGACGACCGGCATGGCCCTGATTGGCAGCCGCGTCAGCGCCGAGCCCGCGCAATATCCGGCGGATATGCCGACTTTTGCGCTGGATGATGCCCAGATCGCCACCCTCGACCATCTGGCCGAGGTGATCATCCCCCGCACCGATACCCCCGGTGCGATAGATGCCGAAGTTGGCGCCTTTATGGCCGTGTTCGTCGCTGATTGTTACAGCGGCACCGAACGCACGACCTTCCGCAATGGGATTGCCGCGATTGAACGCACGGCAACCCAACGCTTTGGCGGCGCGTTTGTCCGCCTCAGCGACGACCAGCGCCGCGCCATTGTCACCGACCTCGAGGTCGAGGCAAAGGCCGTCGGCACGGCAGCGAACCCGCATTTCTATACGATGATGAAGCAGCTGACCCTGCTTGGCTTCTTCACATCGCGCGTCGGCGCAACCGAAGTTCTGGATTACGTGGCCGTCCCCGGCATGTACGAGGATGTCCCGCTCGAGCCCGGCCAGCGCGCTTGGGCCACCTGA